In Vibrio pomeroyi, the genomic window AATTCGTTTACTCAAACTTAAGAGAGCTGACCGTTCACCACGTGGATCACGATCATACAAACAACCCTGAAGATGGCAGTAACTGGGAACTATTGTGCCTATACTGTCACGATCATGAGCACTCAAAATACACTGACCATGAGCGTTATGGTGTGGACGCAAAAGCACGTTTAGACGACCACCAAACGGCTACGCATAACCCGTTTGCTGATCTAGCAAAGATGATGAAGAAATAGAACGCTTTTCATAGAGACTCAAACACAAGAAACCCCAGTATGTCGCATACTGGGGTTTCTTTTATCTAC contains:
- a CDS encoding YajD family HNH nuclease yields the protein MSSDYTGSSAAYARQEQGYREKALKLYPWVCGKCAREFVYSNLRELTVHHVDHDHTNNPEDGSNWELLCLYCHDHEHSKYTDHERYGVDAKARLDDHQTATHNPFADLAKMMKK